The following proteins are co-located in the Myxocyprinus asiaticus isolate MX2 ecotype Aquarium Trade chromosome 18, UBuf_Myxa_2, whole genome shotgun sequence genome:
- the mt2 gene encoding metallothionein-2, whose product MDPCDCSKTGTCNCGATCKCTNCACTTCKKSCCSCCPSGCSKCASGCICKGNSCDSSCCQ is encoded by the exons ATGGATCCTTGTGATTGCTCCAAGA CTGGAACTTGCAACTGTGGTGCCACCTGCAAGTGCACTAACTGTGCGTGTACAACCTGCAAGAAGA GTTGTTGTTCCTGCTGCCCATCCGGTTGCAGCAAGTGTGCTTCTGGCTGCATATGTAAGGGCAATTCCTGCGACTCCAGCTGTTGTCAATGA